A DNA window from Acinetobacter sp. 10FS3-1 contains the following coding sequences:
- the rpmE gene encoding 50S ribosomal protein L31, translating to MRADIHPKYEKLVATCSCGNVIETRSAVGKETLYLDVCSACHPFYTGKQKNVDTGGRIDKFKQRFAGMSRSIKR from the coding sequence ATGCGCGCCGATATTCACCCAAAATACGAAAAACTAGTTGCTACTTGCTCTTGCGGTAACGTAATCGAAACTCGTTCAGCTGTTGGTAAAGAAACTCTTTATCTAGACGTATGTTCAGCTTGCCACCCATTCTACACTGGTAAGCAAAAGAACGTTGACACTGGCGGTCGTATCGACAAGTTCAAACAACGTTTTGCTGGTATGTCACGTTCTATCAAACGTTAA
- a CDS encoding bile acid:sodium symporter family protein, whose translation MLKLLALDRFTILLFVMVLLASLLPVSGQAAQVFGWVTTAAIAILFFLHGAKLSREAVVEGIMHWRLHTLVFALTFALFPLLGLLAKPILQPMLGQELYWGFLFMCFLPSTVQSSIAFTSVANGNVAGAVCSASFSNLIGMFITPALVAFFILGQSEHDFDPTASIIQITLLLLVPFILGQVLRPWVYPQMMKMPKLVKVFDQGSILLVVYGAFSSAVVAGLWNEVSISTLLLLLLACSVLLTIVMLLSLYIPRWMGFNRADQKTAFFCGSKKTLASGVPMAQILFIGQPLGMIVLPIMIFHQIQLMVCGVVANLWAKEPEEPAQE comes from the coding sequence ATGCTTAAGCTCTTAGCATTAGATCGTTTTACAATATTGTTATTTGTAATGGTATTGCTGGCCAGCTTGCTGCCGGTCTCCGGACAGGCAGCCCAGGTGTTTGGTTGGGTCACAACAGCAGCAATTGCAATCCTGTTTTTTCTGCATGGGGCTAAACTTTCCCGTGAAGCGGTCGTGGAGGGGATTATGCACTGGAGGCTGCATACTCTGGTCTTTGCTTTGACTTTTGCCTTGTTTCCTCTTTTAGGATTATTGGCCAAGCCGATTTTACAGCCAATGCTGGGACAAGAATTATATTGGGGCTTTCTGTTTATGTGTTTCTTGCCATCGACAGTCCAGTCGTCGATTGCTTTTACTTCAGTGGCCAATGGTAATGTGGCGGGTGCCGTCTGTAGTGCTTCCTTTTCCAATCTGATCGGTATGTTTATTACTCCTGCACTGGTGGCATTTTTCATTTTGGGCCAATCTGAACATGATTTTGATCCGACTGCTTCCATTATTCAGATTACCTTGTTGCTATTGGTTCCTTTTATCTTGGGGCAGGTGTTGCGTCCCTGGGTTTATCCTCAGATGATGAAAATGCCAAAGCTCGTCAAGGTTTTTGACCAGGGTTCAATTTTGCTGGTCGTATATGGTGCTTTTAGTAGTGCAGTGGTTGCTGGACTATGGAACGAAGTCAGCATCAGTACCTTGTTGTTATTGCTCTTGGCATGTTCGGTTTTGTTGACGATTGTTATGCTGTTATCGCTGTATATTCCACGCTGGATGGGCTTTAACCGCGCCGACCAGAAAACGGCATTTTTCTGTGGTTCCAAAAAAACTCTGGCCAGTGGGGTACCGATGGCACAGATTCTATTTATTGGACAGCCATTGGGTATGATCGTATTACCAATTATGATTTTCCATCAAATTCAGCTGATGGTCTGCGGAGTTGTGGCTAATCTCTGGGCCAAAGAACCCGAGGAACCGGCTCAAGAATAA
- a CDS encoding EAL domain-containing protein yields MGSIKVRNPLLSKKLKRTETRLLIIDDNQIRYNQIRDLLSNNQYQVDAVLLDDLQSFEKQLNFNWDLIIFGRAYDLKYEQALSLVRLSHQPELPIILLKPEDYKAEQYAQYVHKGIYDILNLDYPERFYIGLVRALSFSRGLQTQQHLMNELETAQNQAQSLVEDSNRAVATIQEGIHIQANADYLKLFGLHSEDDLIGLPLLDLLQPEDLNEFKTRFKKISQGQFDLGRFDIVSVNPKISAANPLKLEFLASTTEEDALQITIDTQAQSQSGTDKALGKPGAFQLLKRKMSKQPAPFNALVTFSLTSYEPTVLSSDWHTFSSYFNEIRAFLKEQTHVPLFKLEYDVFVGLFQADSKQILESKLIGLNALSKPQLITVGQNSFPLNFRIGYIMLEDGLNDESHYNDLVAQAFSTALPQAEAAPEFILDTSAPSTPQALQMPGIDFSVAKEVPLNSPTTAVISPAVTSVLDGTPSILKALRVCLDRGEIHLKYQQLYDKEDTRLYRYEVTSGFIFDNKWQDISSILELREDDELSIKLDRWILVEASKQLHNFITQYPDASLIVNLNRAVLFKDRTFPEFISKLITIIRSKNQHPLTLQFSEEDVLLNQQDAQKYLRVLHEHGALTSLRDFGQSIYSPNLLQELELDGVSLHSSLTQMLNHDTKIEELQEKIASYNEIRPLNILIRELNDMTLFANAWNVDARFIQGDYFQKKLDHLIDVQDH; encoded by the coding sequence ATGGGAAGCATTAAAGTGAGAAATCCATTATTGTCTAAAAAGTTGAAACGTACTGAAACACGTTTACTGATTATTGATGATAATCAAATTAGATATAACCAAATCCGTGACCTTCTGAGCAATAATCAATATCAGGTGGATGCCGTCCTGCTGGATGATCTGCAGTCTTTTGAAAAACAGCTGAATTTTAATTGGGATCTGATTATTTTCGGTCGTGCCTATGACCTGAAATATGAGCAGGCCCTGAGTCTGGTTCGTCTTTCTCACCAGCCTGAACTTCCCATTATTTTACTCAAGCCTGAAGATTATAAGGCTGAGCAATACGCACAATATGTCCATAAAGGTATTTATGACATTCTGAATCTAGATTATCCGGAACGCTTCTATATTGGTCTGGTGCGCGCGCTGTCTTTTAGCCGCGGTTTGCAAACCCAACAGCACTTGATGAACGAACTGGAAACCGCCCAGAATCAGGCCCAGTCTCTGGTTGAAGACAGTAACCGCGCCGTCGCAACCATTCAGGAAGGGATTCATATTCAGGCGAATGCTGACTATCTGAAGCTTTTTGGCTTGCACAGTGAAGATGATCTGATCGGGTTACCCCTGCTTGACCTCTTACAGCCAGAAGATTTAAACGAGTTCAAAACACGCTTTAAAAAGATTTCTCAAGGGCAGTTTGACCTAGGCCGTTTTGATATTGTATCTGTCAACCCCAAAATCTCCGCGGCGAATCCCTTAAAACTTGAATTTCTTGCTTCAACGACTGAAGAAGATGCCCTGCAAATCACCATTGATACACAAGCACAGTCACAATCAGGCACAGACAAAGCTCTAGGTAAACCCGGTGCTTTCCAGCTACTTAAACGGAAAATGAGCAAGCAGCCTGCGCCTTTTAATGCGCTGGTCACCTTCTCTCTGACCTCTTATGAGCCCACAGTGCTCTCCTCTGACTGGCACACTTTTAGTAGTTACTTCAACGAAATTAGAGCCTTCCTGAAAGAACAGACTCATGTTCCGCTCTTTAAACTGGAATATGATGTCTTTGTTGGCCTGTTTCAGGCGGACTCAAAGCAAATCCTGGAGTCCAAGCTGATTGGATTAAATGCCCTCAGCAAGCCTCAACTCATTACTGTTGGACAAAACTCGTTCCCGCTGAATTTTCGCATCGGCTATATCATGCTGGAAGATGGCCTGAATGACGAAAGCCACTACAATGATCTGGTGGCACAAGCTTTCTCGACTGCTTTACCTCAAGCAGAAGCAGCCCCTGAATTTATTCTAGATACTTCTGCGCCATCAACCCCTCAAGCGCTTCAAATGCCAGGCATAGACTTTAGTGTGGCGAAAGAAGTACCTCTTAATAGTCCAACAACGGCGGTCATCAGCCCGGCAGTTACTTCAGTGCTGGATGGAACGCCTTCTATATTAAAAGCCTTGCGTGTATGTCTGGATCGTGGCGAAATTCATTTAAAATATCAGCAACTGTATGATAAAGAAGATACTCGCCTCTATCGCTATGAAGTCACCAGCGGTTTTATCTTTGACAATAAATGGCAGGATATTTCATCAATCCTTGAGCTGCGTGAAGATGACGAGTTATCCATTAAACTAGATCGCTGGATTCTGGTTGAAGCCAGCAAACAGTTACATAACTTTATTACCCAATATCCGGATGCCAGCTTAATTGTTAACTTGAATCGGGCAGTATTATTTAAAGACCGTACCTTCCCGGAATTTATCTCCAAGCTGATTACGATTATCCGCAGTAAAAACCAGCATCCGCTTACCCTCCAATTCTCGGAAGAGGATGTTTTACTGAATCAGCAAGATGCCCAGAAGTATTTGCGTGTTCTGCATGAACATGGTGCACTGACTTCCCTGCGTGATTTTGGTCAGTCTATCTATAGTCCAAATCTACTGCAAGAACTGGAACTAGATGGCGTCAGCCTGCATTCCAGCTTAACCCAGATGCTGAATCATGATACTAAAATTGAAGAGTTACAAGAAAAAATTGCCAGCTATAATGAAATCAGACCGCTGAATATCCTGATTCGCGAATTGAATGATATGACTTTATTCGCCAATGCCTGGAACGTAGATGCCCGCTTTATTCAGGGGGATTATTTCCAGAAAAAACTGGACCACCTGATTGACGTACAAGACCATTAA
- the efp gene encoding elongation factor P produces MAYYSTNDFKSGLKVMLDGNPCAIMENEYVKPGKGQAFNRVKLRNLRSGKVLEKTFKSGDSLEAADIVEVEMEYLYNDGEMWNFMDPVSFEQIAADKTAMGDAAKWLKDDSNEKCTIMLWNGVPLTVSPPNFVVLKIVETDPGVRGDTSGGGGKPAKLETGAVVRVPLFVQQEENVRVDTRTGDYLERV; encoded by the coding sequence ATGGCCTATTATTCTACGAACGATTTCAAGTCTGGCCTTAAGGTTATGCTTGATGGTAACCCATGTGCAATCATGGAAAACGAATACGTTAAACCAGGTAAGGGCCAGGCGTTCAACCGCGTTAAACTACGTAATCTTCGCAGTGGTAAAGTTTTAGAAAAAACATTTAAATCTGGTGATTCACTAGAAGCTGCGGATATCGTAGAAGTAGAAATGGAATACTTGTACAACGACGGTGAAATGTGGAACTTCATGGATCCAGTATCATTTGAACAGATCGCTGCTGATAAAACAGCAATGGGTGATGCTGCCAAGTGGCTAAAAGACGATTCAAATGAAAAATGTACCATTATGTTATGGAATGGCGTGCCGCTTACTGTCAGCCCTCCTAACTTTGTGGTATTAAAAATTGTTGAAACTGATCCAGGTGTACGTGGTGATACCTCTGGCGGTGGTGGTAAGCCTGCGAAACTGGAAACAGGTGCTGTGGTACGTGTTCCATTGTTTGTTCAGCAGGAAGAAAACGTTCGTGTAGACACCCGTACTGGTGACTATTTAGAGCGTGTATAA
- a CDS encoding GTPase — translation MSKLTSDIFQTPTELQLDELSFCATNAKALQEWVTGISVLQLGNSSKSLFSALLEISELKCAETLRFDLIQILHPTLENVLGSLEKHFINQGLITTDRNDQIIELAMLLRTYFTKIYIDIVKRCNYQLSHQKFSLFSLGKKKSLQTARIVSTYYALQQLSLLFYQQNMLYSAPGPGQWLAAHQLLEGAMAHNFYQVNINQILGTEHDIQNIAQAYAQLILLDIFNTNQIRPAEIQGLYLCSADWAKRVQILPKETTLSRYVVDASKDHPPLLNAHQGEQFKPSFFIATQSLMEHLAGTQTKNAQYLSRNEKLFLTPALHFHIYHLLSNNVERRHERYEYSAQINICFGLTVAHFYLSKGKNFNETLDLEANYNLQSESSFVSSLQSAIPNGFSSIKALDRETKQIHSAEVLDISVNGYRIKWSGITPPLLKTGEFILVQEKSQSQWRGGVIRWIKQSTDKSLEIGLEMLTQELYPCAVYTRTELHKANYQPALLVQTTQLDQVSTSLIVPGSQMFREKQTIHLRLGQQELKIYLTKAHLITQSFIRFDYELLNDQEQELIERFIHKHTNEARNHDLWEALK, via the coding sequence ATGAGTAAACTTACTTCAGATATCTTTCAGACACCGACTGAGCTTCAACTCGACGAGTTAAGCTTTTGTGCGACCAATGCCAAGGCTTTACAGGAGTGGGTTACCGGTATTTCAGTCTTGCAACTGGGTAATTCTTCTAAATCCCTGTTTAGCGCCTTACTCGAAATTTCAGAACTGAAGTGTGCTGAGACCTTACGCTTTGACCTGATTCAAATCCTTCATCCCACGCTTGAAAATGTGCTGGGCAGTCTGGAAAAGCATTTCATTAATCAGGGCCTGATTACGACTGACCGCAATGACCAGATCATTGAACTGGCGATGCTGTTACGTACTTACTTTACCAAAATCTATATTGATATTGTCAAACGCTGCAATTACCAGCTAAGTCATCAAAAATTTTCGCTCTTTTCTCTAGGCAAAAAGAAAAGTCTGCAAACCGCCCGGATTGTTTCCACCTATTATGCGCTACAGCAACTGAGCCTGCTGTTCTACCAGCAAAACATGCTGTATAGCGCACCCGGGCCGGGACAATGGCTGGCTGCCCATCAGTTGCTTGAAGGTGCCATGGCGCATAACTTCTACCAGGTCAATATCAACCAGATTCTGGGAACAGAACATGACATCCAGAATATTGCCCAAGCCTATGCACAGCTCATCTTGCTGGATATTTTTAATACCAACCAGATTCGTCCCGCAGAAATTCAGGGCTTATATTTATGCAGTGCGGACTGGGCGAAACGGGTTCAGATTCTGCCCAAAGAGACCACTCTGTCTCGTTATGTGGTAGATGCCAGCAAGGATCATCCACCTTTACTCAACGCTCATCAGGGCGAGCAGTTTAAGCCAAGTTTCTTTATTGCTACCCAGAGCCTGATGGAACATCTGGCCGGTACGCAAACCAAAAATGCCCAATACCTGTCACGCAATGAAAAACTCTTCCTGACCCCTGCCTTGCATTTTCATATTTATCATCTGCTTTCAAATAATGTGGAACGCCGTCATGAACGTTATGAATATTCGGCACAAATTAATATCTGCTTTGGCCTGACGGTTGCTCATTTTTATCTGTCCAAAGGTAAGAACTTTAATGAGACACTGGACTTAGAGGCCAATTACAACTTACAAAGCGAAAGCAGCTTTGTCAGCTCCCTGCAAAGCGCCATTCCAAATGGATTTAGCAGTATCAAGGCACTGGACCGGGAAACCAAACAGATTCATAGTGCCGAAGTGCTGGATATTAGTGTCAATGGTTACCGGATTAAATGGTCTGGCATAACACCGCCACTTCTAAAAACTGGTGAATTTATTCTGGTACAGGAAAAATCACAGAGTCAATGGCGCGGCGGTGTGATTCGCTGGATCAAGCAATCTACAGATAAAAGCCTAGAAATTGGTCTGGAAATGCTGACACAGGAGCTATATCCATGTGCCGTCTACACCCGTACCGAACTTCATAAAGCCAATTACCAGCCAGCTCTCTTGGTCCAGACCACGCAACTGGATCAGGTTTCGACCAGCCTCATTGTGCCGGGTTCACAGATGTTCCGGGAAAAACAAACCATTCATTTACGTCTTGGCCAGCAAGAGCTCAAGATTTATCTAACCAAGGCCCACCTGATTACCCAAAGTTTTATCCGCTTTGATTACGAATTATTAAATGATCAGGAACAAGAGCTTATTGAACGCTTTATTCATAAGCATACAAATGAAGCTAGAAATCACGATTTATGGGAAGCATTAAAGTGA
- a CDS encoding AmpG family muropeptide MFS transporter, whose product MTTQTTDWKSAFTAFLDRRALIMLFLGFSAGVPILLIFSSLSLWLGEAGISKSAVTFFSWAALGYSFKFVWAPLIDELPLPFLTKALGRRRAWLLVAQILIVCAIAIMAFSDPALGQAHLQQMALGAVLLGFSAATQDIVIDAYRIELAEAQMQTVLASTYNAGYRIGMIVAGAGALFLAAYLGTAKGNYIYDAWKWTYLAMAAVMLVGILTTLLIREPQVERIHKDYQRSDYFRLVGVFFIAVISFVSSYVYSGNLVTIMIERWAIQDSLALFCFEALRFIGSAAVAFGVGAVLVKMGAVNRQMAYETWVNPVADFFERYGLKLALVLLLLIGFYRVSDIIAGVISNVFYQDLNFSKEQIAEAVKVYGVIFSLLGGFLGGLLAQKMNIMKLMFVGAILACSTNLIFIGLVKSGEKLAQVEVQVGPHYYQVDTDEVGYWNIPVPKAALEQSDIVMVKAQYQDQGIPAVTLHMPYLKSQAQQAQLLLLPITTDNIITANEQDNSIVVRGQYTGAALQDQQKIVMTLDGQNFDAKLDEAGTFSAAIPAEKLVASATRQISVNLMQQDQVVLTQQHSYMVDLTQTLTNALDVEIQPLKMGDADMVEVQGKVIKPYSSAWLYFAIIVDNLAAGLAGAAFIAFLSSLTSVSFTAVQYAIFSSLMTLTPKILGGYSGTIVTNIGYPNFFLMTTLMGIPILILVVWVAKLLGEHQQHSVNKED is encoded by the coding sequence ATGACCACACAAACGACGGATTGGAAATCCGCATTTACAGCATTTTTGGATCGACGTGCCTTGATCATGCTGTTTTTGGGATTTTCAGCCGGTGTCCCGATTCTTCTCATTTTTTCCAGCTTGTCTTTATGGCTTGGTGAAGCCGGAATCAGCAAAAGTGCCGTGACTTTTTTTAGCTGGGCTGCATTGGGATATTCTTTTAAGTTTGTCTGGGCACCGCTGATTGATGAATTACCGCTACCCTTTCTAACCAAAGCCTTGGGTCGCCGTCGGGCCTGGCTTCTGGTTGCCCAGATTCTCATTGTCTGTGCAATTGCAATTATGGCATTTTCTGATCCGGCATTGGGTCAGGCACATTTACAGCAAATGGCACTAGGGGCAGTATTGCTCGGCTTTTCAGCGGCAACCCAGGATATTGTCATTGATGCCTATCGTATTGAACTGGCTGAAGCTCAGATGCAAACGGTGCTGGCCTCGACCTATAATGCCGGTTATCGCATCGGGATGATTGTGGCAGGAGCAGGGGCTTTGTTTCTGGCTGCCTATCTGGGCACAGCCAAAGGCAATTATATCTATGATGCCTGGAAGTGGACCTATCTGGCGATGGCAGCCGTGATGCTGGTGGGTATTCTGACCACACTATTGATTCGTGAGCCACAGGTAGAGCGTATTCATAAAGACTATCAGCGTAGCGACTATTTTCGTCTGGTTGGTGTGTTTTTTATTGCCGTTATCAGCTTTGTTTCAAGCTATGTGTATTCGGGAAACCTGGTCACCATTATGATAGAGCGCTGGGCTATTCAGGATAGCTTGGCTTTGTTCTGTTTTGAAGCTTTACGTTTTATTGGCTCCGCTGCAGTTGCATTTGGGGTGGGTGCCGTGCTGGTCAAAATGGGCGCTGTGAACAGGCAGATGGCTTATGAAACCTGGGTGAATCCGGTGGCCGATTTCTTTGAGCGCTATGGCTTAAAACTGGCGCTGGTGCTGTTGCTCCTGATTGGCTTTTATCGGGTCTCCGATATTATTGCCGGGGTAATTTCCAATGTGTTCTATCAGGATTTAAATTTTAGCAAGGAGCAGATTGCTGAAGCCGTTAAGGTATATGGGGTGATTTTCTCCCTGCTCGGAGGTTTTCTTGGCGGATTGTTGGCCCAGAAGATGAACATCATGAAGCTGATGTTTGTGGGTGCTATTCTTGCCTGTTCAACGAATCTGATTTTTATAGGCCTGGTTAAATCCGGAGAAAAACTCGCTCAGGTCGAAGTGCAGGTCGGACCGCATTATTATCAGGTTGACACCGACGAAGTCGGTTACTGGAATATTCCGGTTCCCAAAGCAGCGCTTGAACAGAGCGATATCGTGATGGTCAAGGCTCAGTATCAAGATCAGGGTATACCCGCAGTGACACTGCATATGCCTTATCTTAAAAGCCAAGCTCAGCAGGCACAATTACTGCTGTTGCCTATTACGACTGATAATATTATTACAGCCAATGAGCAGGACAATAGCATTGTAGTACGTGGACAATATACGGGCGCAGCGCTGCAAGATCAGCAAAAAATTGTAATGACGCTAGATGGCCAGAATTTTGATGCCAAACTGGATGAGGCAGGTACGTTTAGTGCTGCAATTCCAGCCGAAAAATTGGTAGCTTCAGCGACCAGGCAGATTAGTGTCAATCTGATGCAGCAAGATCAGGTGGTTTTGACCCAGCAGCACAGCTATATGGTGGATTTGACTCAAACTTTGACGAATGCTCTGGATGTCGAGATTCAGCCGCTCAAGATGGGTGATGCAGATATGGTTGAGGTACAGGGGAAAGTGATTAAGCCTTACAGCTCTGCCTGGCTGTATTTTGCCATAATCGTGGATAATTTGGCTGCTGGATTGGCGGGTGCGGCTTTTATTGCTTTCTTGTCGAGCCTGACCAGTGTGTCCTTTACTGCGGTGCAATATGCCATTTTCAGTTCCCTGATGACCCTAACTCCTAAGATTTTGGGAGGATATTCAGGTACTATAGTCACCAATATTGGTTATCCGAATTTCTTCCTGATGACTACCTTGATGGGTATTCCAATCCTGATTCTCGTGGTCTGGGTCGCAAAACTGCTCGGTGAACACCAACAACACTCTGTAAATAAGGAGGATTAA
- the epmB gene encoding EF-P beta-lysylation protein EpmB, with amino-acid sequence MTQYLYQEHNWQSQLSDLITDPHELLEILKLSPEQLLSGALLASKQFKLRVPRAFVERMQVGNPLDPLLLQVLPHHLELEEHPGFVTDPLGEEQANQQPGVLHKYSSRFLLTLTGACAVHCRYCFRRHFPYQENLPKHEDWINIRQYLESQPEINEVILSGGDPLTLSNRKLKLWIERLESVPHLKFLRIHSRVPIVIPNRIDEELLTMLKNSRLRIILVVHSNHASELDDSTCTQLNQLVQQHITVLNQAVLLKGVNDSAQVLIDLSYRLFDAGVMPYYLHVLDKVKGAQHFDLSPECIHEIYTEVLASLPGYLVPKLVREIAGEKNKTPLFGDSTFLS; translated from the coding sequence ATGACACAGTATTTATACCAAGAACATAATTGGCAGTCACAACTCAGTGACCTGATTACCGACCCGCATGAACTTCTCGAAATTTTAAAACTCTCCCCTGAGCAACTTTTATCCGGCGCTCTGCTGGCGTCCAAGCAGTTTAAATTGCGCGTACCTCGTGCTTTTGTAGAACGGATGCAGGTTGGAAATCCTCTAGACCCGCTGTTACTGCAAGTATTGCCTCATCATCTGGAACTGGAAGAGCATCCCGGCTTTGTAACAGATCCGCTGGGCGAAGAACAGGCGAATCAGCAGCCAGGCGTACTGCATAAATATAGCTCCCGATTCCTGCTGACCTTGACAGGCGCCTGTGCCGTACATTGCCGTTACTGTTTCCGCCGGCATTTTCCTTATCAGGAAAACCTGCCTAAACATGAAGATTGGATCAATATCAGGCAGTATCTGGAAAGCCAGCCAGAAATTAATGAAGTTATTTTGAGCGGTGGTGATCCCTTAACACTGTCAAACCGAAAATTAAAATTATGGATTGAGCGTCTGGAATCTGTACCACATCTCAAATTCTTAAGAATACATTCACGAGTTCCTATTGTGATCCCAAATCGGATCGATGAAGAGCTACTGACCATGTTGAAAAACAGTAGGCTACGAATTATTCTAGTGGTACACTCAAACCATGCATCGGAGTTGGATGATTCAACCTGTACGCAGTTAAATCAACTGGTTCAGCAACATATCACCGTACTCAATCAGGCCGTATTATTAAAAGGAGTCAATGATTCCGCCCAGGTTTTGATTGACTTAAGCTATCGCTTATTCGATGCCGGCGTAATGCCTTATTATTTACATGTACTTGATAAAGTAAAAGGTGCGCAGCATTTTGATTTATCACCTGAATGTATTCATGAAATTTACACTGAAGTTTTAGCGAGCCTACCGGGGTATTTGGTTCCTAAACTGGTGAGAGAAATAGCGGGTGAAAAAAATAAGACACCGCTTTTTGGGGATTCAACATTTTTGAGTTAA
- the gloA gene encoding lactoylglutathione lyase, whose product MRMLHTMLRVGNLEQSLKFYTEVLGMTLLRKRDYEEGRFTLAFVGYGDEENHTVLELTHNWDTASYELGNAYGHIAIAVDDAYKACEEIKARGGNVVREAGPMKGGVTVIAFVEDPDGYKIELIQQDSNARNN is encoded by the coding sequence ATGCGCATGCTACATACCATGTTACGTGTAGGCAACTTGGAACAGTCTTTGAAGTTCTATACTGAGGTACTTGGTATGACTTTGCTTCGTAAGCGTGATTACGAAGAGGGTCGTTTTACCTTGGCTTTTGTGGGCTATGGCGATGAAGAAAACCATACCGTACTTGAATTGACCCATAACTGGGACACGGCAAGTTATGAGCTGGGCAATGCTTATGGCCATATTGCCATTGCTGTGGATGATGCCTATAAGGCCTGTGAGGAAATCAAGGCACGTGGCGGTAATGTGGTTCGTGAAGCAGGTCCAATGAAAGGCGGTGTAACCGTGATTGCCTTTGTGGAAGATCCAGACGGCTATAAGATCGAACTTATCCAGCAGGATAGTAATGCACGCAATAACTGA